In Aristaeella hokkaidonensis, the following are encoded in one genomic region:
- the recG gene encoding ATP-dependent DNA helicase RecG, whose protein sequence is MAGIGPARAEALRAMGIISLRDLLYTLPERYEDYSTVSPCNTKKEGPVLISGTIVQSPRLSVFHGLKKVTASVEDDSGKMPICWYNAPWIMNSISAGQHVRLYGRLQIRNNRRILQNPKFAAENDGLIPVYRSIKGFPAKTFRNLISDALSEVDDCCPETLPTDFRVAWHLCELNYAIRQAHFPDNYEALKIARRRLSFERILLYLAYVSMSGSKKQPGIPMRFPEKQTETYWKFQGFEPTGAQKKVLEDIAADLRKNTAMSRLVQGDVGCGKTAVAFGAVSLAYAAGYQSTMMAPTEILAVQHYENAKKTLEPAGIRCRLLTGSTKAKERKTILQELKNCQCDVVFGTHALISRDVEYGNLGLVITDEQHRFGVNQRSSLQLKGKTETTLPHVLVMSATPIPRTLALILYGDLDLSVIDEMPKGRIPVKTRIVPEHKRDDMYRFLRNEIAKGKQAYIVCPLVEEDDEKSELHSAKALFESLRKNEMQGLRVALTWGSQKTEEKDRVLHEFVEGKYDVLVSTTVIEVGVNNPNATIMVIENAERYGLSQLHQLRGRVGRGKDESWCFLFAEPSEKLNTFCSTNDGFVVAQKDLELRGPGDLTGTRQSGEPGNGFLFADIRMLDEVTECVRQLHRNPKLKKALAVIEGHAEEYFTAEGRRIALN, encoded by the coding sequence ATGGCGGGGATCGGCCCTGCAAGAGCAGAAGCATTACGCGCAATGGGAATCATCTCATTGCGCGATTTGCTGTATACGCTTCCTGAACGGTATGAAGACTACAGTACAGTTTCTCCATGCAACACAAAAAAAGAAGGCCCCGTTCTTATTTCCGGTACAATTGTACAGTCTCCAAGGCTGTCAGTGTTTCACGGACTGAAAAAAGTCACAGCTTCTGTAGAGGATGATAGCGGGAAAATGCCCATCTGCTGGTATAATGCGCCATGGATTATGAATTCAATTTCTGCCGGGCAGCATGTCCGCCTGTATGGACGTCTACAGATCAGGAATAACAGAAGGATCCTTCAGAACCCCAAATTTGCTGCAGAGAATGATGGGCTTATTCCTGTGTATCGTTCTATTAAAGGATTCCCCGCAAAAACATTCAGGAATCTGATTTCTGATGCACTCTCTGAGGTGGATGACTGCTGTCCGGAGACATTACCGACGGATTTCCGGGTCGCCTGGCATTTGTGTGAACTGAATTATGCCATCAGACAGGCGCATTTTCCGGATAATTATGAAGCCCTGAAAATCGCCAGAAGAAGGCTGTCCTTTGAACGCATCCTTCTTTACCTGGCATATGTTTCCATGTCTGGATCGAAGAAACAGCCGGGTATTCCGATGAGATTCCCTGAAAAGCAGACTGAAACGTACTGGAAATTCCAGGGATTTGAACCAACCGGTGCACAGAAAAAAGTACTTGAAGATATTGCGGCTGATCTGCGGAAAAATACAGCCATGAGCCGGCTTGTACAGGGGGATGTCGGCTGCGGTAAAACAGCAGTAGCGTTCGGGGCTGTTTCACTTGCGTACGCTGCCGGTTATCAAAGCACGATGATGGCTCCGACAGAAATTCTTGCAGTGCAGCATTACGAAAACGCAAAAAAAACACTGGAGCCTGCCGGAATCAGATGCAGACTGCTGACTGGCAGTACAAAGGCAAAAGAAAGAAAAACGATCTTACAGGAACTGAAGAACTGTCAATGTGACGTGGTTTTCGGTACACATGCCCTGATCAGCCGGGATGTGGAATATGGCAATCTCGGCCTGGTTATTACCGATGAACAGCATCGATTTGGCGTGAATCAGAGGAGCAGTCTTCAGCTGAAAGGGAAAACAGAGACCACGCTTCCGCATGTTCTTGTCATGTCGGCTACTCCGATTCCAAGAACGCTTGCGCTGATTCTGTACGGAGATCTTGATTTATCTGTTATAGATGAAATGCCCAAGGGGCGCATCCCTGTCAAAACAAGAATCGTTCCGGAGCATAAAAGGGATGATATGTACAGATTCCTCCGAAATGAAATCGCAAAGGGAAAACAGGCTTATATTGTATGTCCTCTGGTCGAAGAGGATGATGAGAAGTCAGAACTCCACAGTGCAAAGGCTTTATTTGAAAGCCTGAGAAAGAATGAGATGCAGGGACTTCGTGTTGCACTGACGTGGGGATCTCAGAAAACAGAAGAAAAAGACCGGGTTTTGCATGAGTTTGTGGAGGGAAAGTATGATGTACTGGTATCCACAACTGTAATAGAAGTCGGCGTCAACAATCCGAACGCAACCATCATGGTGATTGAGAATGCAGAACGATACGGATTAAGTCAGCTTCATCAGCTTCGCGGCCGGGTAGGCAGGGGAAAAGATGAAAGCTGGTGTTTTCTGTTTGCTGAACCGTCTGAGAAACTGAATACATTCTGCTCCACAAACGATGGGTTTGTTGTCGCACAAAAAGATCTGGAACTTCGGGGCCCCGGAGATTTGACAGGTACCCGTCAGTCCGGTGAGCCTGGAAATGGATTTTTGTTTGCTGATATCCGTATGCTGGACGAAGTGACAGAATGCGTCAGACAATTGCACCGTAATCCCAAACTGAAGAAAGCGCTGGCTGTAATCGAAGGGCATGCGGAAGAATATTTTACAGCAGAAGGACGGAGAATAGCCCTGAACTGA
- the hemW gene encoding radical SAM family heme chaperone HemW, with protein sequence MELYVHIPFCRQKCRYCSFTSFVGQEAVHETYIDHILNEASYRINEAEGPLTTVYIGGGTPSVLSPSLFRKLISGLKKTYNWNTVTEFTTEANPGTVSAEWLKVASDEGVNRISFGMQTSQSHLLSTLGRIHQTDEVAESVQLARDSGISNISLDLIFGIPGQTESDWSETLEYALSLEPCHISAYGLIPEEGTPLYRDLQSGLLRLPDPEAERVMYNKAIHLLGTHGFSRYEISNFALKGYECVHNIGYWTQIPYIGLGISAASMTGLKSLPDGITYHRKTNPDSLEDYFNMVDMKKDASQNEVISKEEARFESIMLGLRMNEGVNEDDFFRKHHISMEKYMGKKLHEMEKTGLMSHDNKNWKMTERGFDIQNAVLVELMD encoded by the coding sequence ATGGAACTATATGTACACATACCCTTCTGCAGGCAGAAATGCCGTTACTGCTCCTTTACGTCTTTTGTCGGGCAGGAAGCTGTCCATGAAACGTATATCGACCATATACTGAATGAAGCATCCTATCGTATCAATGAAGCAGAAGGCCCTCTTACCACTGTATATATCGGAGGCGGAACACCCTCTGTTTTGTCGCCTTCCCTTTTCAGGAAACTGATCAGCGGCCTCAAAAAAACATATAACTGGAACACCGTAACTGAGTTCACCACGGAGGCGAACCCGGGTACGGTTTCTGCGGAATGGCTTAAAGTGGCTTCTGACGAAGGCGTCAACAGAATATCTTTCGGCATGCAAACCAGTCAGTCTCACCTTTTGTCAACCCTCGGCAGAATTCATCAGACAGATGAAGTGGCAGAGTCTGTACAGCTTGCCCGCGATTCAGGCATTTCAAATATCAGCCTTGATCTGATTTTCGGAATACCGGGACAAACAGAATCAGACTGGAGCGAAACGCTGGAATATGCGCTGTCTTTGGAGCCGTGCCATATCAGCGCTTATGGTCTTATTCCGGAAGAAGGCACTCCCCTTTACCGTGATCTTCAGTCAGGCCTTCTCCGGCTTCCTGATCCGGAAGCAGAGCGGGTAATGTACAATAAAGCCATTCATCTCCTGGGTACTCATGGCTTTTCCAGGTATGAAATTTCCAATTTTGCGCTGAAAGGTTATGAATGCGTTCATAATATCGGTTACTGGACACAGATACCCTATATCGGCCTCGGTATTTCAGCCGCCTCCATGACGGGTTTAAAGAGTCTTCCTGACGGAATAACCTATCACCGCAAAACCAACCCGGACAGTCTGGAAGATTATTTCAATATGGTGGATATGAAAAAGGATGCATCGCAGAACGAAGTTATATCAAAGGAAGAAGCACGTTTTGAATCCATTATGCTCGGACTGAGAATGAACGAGGGTGTGAATGAGGACGATTTTTTCAGGAAGCATCATATCTCTATGGAAAAGTATATGGGAAAAAAACTGCATGAAATGGAAAAAACCGGATTGATGTCCCATGATAATAAAAACTGGAAAATGACGGAACGGGGTTTTGATATTCAGAATGCTGTTCTGGTTGAATTAATGGATTAG
- a CDS encoding SLOG family protein, translating to MKSRKRAKKECVSSVLFRYPVKRSLPFLKWIDPMDIHLFSEESIKTTAFFTGHRHLPSGEISRISENLYHCISAAYDEGYRRFFCGCALGFDTLAARQTLCFRDHHPDAVLSLAIPCRTQDVKWQEKDKTVYRDILEQADEKFILSPEYYQGVMLTRNRFMADRSSLCICYLQHMRGGTASTVRYALQNSGIRIINLAMCQDQYTDFLREESWNYMYTYPSAGRNAVTAPLRLLSGRKLSMKRISTIY from the coding sequence TTGAAAAGCAGAAAGAGGGCAAAAAAAGAATGCGTCAGTTCGGTACTGTTCAGGTACCCAGTGAAGCGTTCCTTGCCGTTCTTAAAATGGATTGATCCTATGGATATTCATCTGTTTTCAGAGGAGAGTATAAAAACAACTGCATTTTTTACCGGACACAGACATCTGCCTTCCGGTGAGATCAGCCGTATCTCTGAAAACCTTTATCATTGCATTTCTGCCGCCTATGATGAAGGTTACAGGCGTTTCTTTTGCGGATGCGCACTTGGCTTCGATACCCTCGCAGCCAGACAGACCTTGTGCTTCCGGGATCATCATCCCGATGCCGTTCTTTCTCTGGCCATTCCCTGCCGGACGCAGGACGTAAAGTGGCAGGAGAAGGATAAAACGGTATACAGGGATATTCTTGAGCAGGCAGATGAAAAGTTCATTCTTTCCCCGGAGTATTATCAGGGCGTCATGCTGACAAGAAACAGGTTTATGGCAGACAGATCCTCACTTTGTATTTGTTATCTTCAGCATATGCGCGGAGGAACCGCTTCCACGGTTCGCTATGCATTACAGAACAGCGGAATCCGAATTATCAATCTCGCAATGTGTCAGGATCAATATACTGATTTCTTGAGGGAAGAATCATGGAACTATATGTACACATACCCTTCTGCAGGCAGAAATGCCGTTACTGCTCCTTTACGTCTTTTGTCGGGCAGGAAGCTGTCCATGAAACGTATATCGACCATATACTGA
- the lepA gene encoding translation elongation factor 4 encodes MTNDMKNIRNFCIVAHIDHGKSTLADRILEKTGVFEKREMVEQILDSMELERERGITIKSKAVHMSYRAKDGNEYILNLIDTPGHVDFTYEVSRALAACEGALLVVDATQGIEAQTLANVYMALEHNLETIPVINKIDLPSARPDEVRQEIEDVIGLDASYAPLVSAKTGLNVEDVLEAIVQHIPAPEGNPEAPLKALIFDAYYDNYKGVICFIRIMDGVIRPGMKMRLMATGSEFDVVEVGTFDPGYRPCAELKAGDVGYVSASIKDVRDTRVGDTITDAANPAKEPLPGYRHVTPMVYCGIYPADGADYPALKDALEKLRMNDASLSFEPETSVALGYGFRCGFLGLLHMDIMTTRLEREFDLNLVTTAPSVIYRVIKTNGTELMIDNPTNLPSVGEIAEMEEPFVHAVIYTPQEYVGTLMELCQDKRGIFIDMQYEGNRVKLNYDMPLNEIIFDFFDQIKSRSRGYASFDYELKDYRSSDLVKLDILLNGDICDAFSIIVHREKAYARGRSIAEKLKDVIPRQMFEIPIQAAIGGKVIARETVKAMRKDVLAKCYGGDITRKKKLLEKQKEGKKRMRQFGTVQVPSEAFLAVLKMD; translated from the coding sequence ATGACCAACGATATGAAAAACATCCGGAATTTCTGCATTGTAGCGCATATAGACCACGGCAAGAGTACACTTGCCGACAGAATTCTGGAGAAAACCGGAGTTTTCGAAAAACGGGAAATGGTTGAGCAGATCCTGGACAGTATGGAACTGGAACGGGAACGAGGCATCACCATTAAAAGCAAAGCCGTTCATATGTCATACCGTGCCAAGGACGGTAATGAATATATTCTTAATCTGATCGATACCCCCGGTCATGTTGACTTTACCTACGAAGTCAGCCGTGCGCTTGCTGCCTGTGAAGGTGCGTTGCTGGTTGTAGACGCAACACAGGGAATTGAAGCCCAGACACTGGCTAACGTCTATATGGCTCTTGAACACAACCTTGAAACTATTCCTGTCATTAACAAAATTGATCTTCCTTCAGCCAGACCTGATGAAGTACGTCAGGAAATCGAAGACGTAATTGGTCTGGACGCAAGCTATGCGCCTCTTGTTTCTGCCAAAACAGGCCTGAATGTAGAGGATGTTCTCGAAGCAATCGTCCAGCATATTCCAGCCCCCGAAGGGAATCCGGAAGCCCCGCTGAAAGCCCTGATTTTTGATGCATATTATGACAACTACAAGGGCGTCATCTGTTTTATCCGGATTATGGACGGCGTTATCCGTCCTGGAATGAAAATGCGTCTGATGGCTACAGGCAGTGAATTTGACGTTGTTGAAGTCGGTACTTTTGATCCCGGATACAGACCCTGTGCTGAACTGAAGGCCGGGGACGTAGGTTATGTTTCAGCCTCTATTAAGGATGTCCGGGACACGCGCGTTGGTGATACCATTACAGATGCGGCAAATCCGGCCAAAGAACCGCTGCCCGGATACAGGCATGTTACACCCATGGTCTATTGTGGTATATATCCGGCAGACGGCGCCGATTATCCGGCTTTGAAGGATGCTCTGGAAAAGCTTCGTATGAATGACGCCTCCCTTTCCTTTGAACCCGAAACATCCGTTGCCCTGGGCTATGGATTCCGCTGCGGCTTCCTGGGGCTTCTTCACATGGATATCATGACAACACGCCTGGAACGTGAATTTGATCTGAACCTTGTAACAACCGCTCCGAGTGTTATTTACCGTGTGATTAAAACCAACGGAACAGAACTGATGATTGATAATCCTACCAATCTTCCTTCCGTGGGTGAGATCGCTGAAATGGAAGAACCCTTTGTCCATGCTGTCATTTATACGCCTCAGGAGTATGTCGGCACGCTGATGGAATTATGTCAGGATAAACGCGGTATCTTCATTGATATGCAATATGAAGGAAACCGTGTGAAACTGAATTACGATATGCCGCTGAATGAGATCATTTTTGATTTCTTTGATCAGATCAAAAGCAGAAGCCGCGGCTATGCCTCCTTTGATTATGAACTGAAAGACTATCGTTCCAGCGACCTTGTCAAGCTTGATATTCTGCTGAACGGTGATATCTGTGATGCATTTTCCATTATTGTTCACCGTGAAAAAGCCTATGCAAGAGGCAGAAGTATCGCTGAAAAACTGAAAGATGTCATCCCGCGCCAGATGTTTGAAATACCGATTCAGGCTGCTATCGGCGGAAAAGTCATTGCCCGCGAGACTGTCAAAGCTATGCGGAAGGACGTTCTTGCCAAATGCTACGGCGGAGATATTACACGTAAGAAAAAACTGCTTGAAAAGCAGAAAGAGGGCAAAAAAAGAATGCGTCAGTTCGGTACTGTTCAGGTACCCAGTGAAGCGTTCCTTGCCGTTCTTAAAATGGATTGA